From Yersinia hibernica, a single genomic window includes:
- a CDS encoding terminase small subunit — protein sequence MKKPDWEAIKREYCAGQLSIRALAEKYGVSDTAVRKRAKADTWPKPEKVRKTGSHHSGANLRTKDKKSISKIENIELPEIENQIEESRSISSRYGLNDMQAKFVSEYLIDLDKTAAYKRAGYKCEGLTGAAAARRLYRHVSVNRAIRDAMEAREKRTHITQDAVLNWWWDIATANANEISEFRRLCCRHCWGIENKYQWINEQEYQEESEKRTNNGKPAPLDDGGYGFDSTLDPNPDCPRCNGEGQGRAHFHDSRDLSISARRLYAGVKQGKFGLEVITRNQDDALKMVGQHLGMLKNKTEISGPDGGAINQVNYTPEDYSKAQQMLEGKLPGLD from the coding sequence AAAAGCCGGATTGGGAGGCGATAAAGCGCGAATACTGTGCCGGACAACTTTCAATTCGCGCATTAGCTGAAAAGTACGGTGTAAGTGATACCGCAGTACGGAAGAGGGCTAAAGCTGATACTTGGCCTAAGCCCGAAAAGGTTCGCAAAACAGGTTCGCATCATTCCGGTGCGAACCTGCGAACCAAAGATAAAAAATCAATTTCGAAAATTGAAAATATCGAATTGCCTGAAATTGAAAATCAAATTGAAGAAAGCCGCTCTATCTCCAGTAGATACGGGCTTAACGATATGCAGGCAAAATTCGTCAGTGAGTATTTAATTGATTTGGATAAGACGGCGGCTTATAAACGGGCCGGATATAAATGCGAGGGATTAACCGGTGCTGCTGCTGCCCGTCGGTTGTATCGCCATGTATCGGTAAACAGAGCCATACGCGATGCAATGGAAGCCAGAGAGAAACGGACGCATATCACGCAGGATGCTGTTTTAAATTGGTGGTGGGATATTGCTACGGCCAACGCCAACGAAATATCGGAGTTTCGCCGTTTATGTTGCCGTCACTGCTGGGGGATTGAAAATAAATACCAGTGGATTAACGAGCAGGAATATCAGGAAGAGTCAGAGAAAAGAACCAATAACGGTAAACCTGCGCCACTGGATGATGGCGGTTACGGTTTTGACAGTACGCTCGATCCTAATCCAGATTGCCCACGTTGTAATGGTGAGGGGCAAGGCAGGGCGCATTTTCATGATTCGCGGGATTTATCGATTTCGGCACGCCGCCTTTATGCTGGTGTTAAGCAAGGCAAGTTTGGCTTAGAAGTCATTACCCGTAATCAGGATGACGCACTAAAAATGGTCGGGCAGCATTTGGGTATGCTGAAAAATAAAACTGAAATCAGCGGGCCTGATGGTGGTGCCATTAACCAGGTGAATTACACGCCAGAAGATTATTCGAAAGCCCAGCAGATGTTGGAGGGTAAATTGCCGGGGTTGGACTAA
- a CDS encoding FRG domain-containing protein → MPTTHKNLIAENVTSYLEKIFSLTKESEVRCYRGQSDAKWKLKPSVMRDMKPDAENKIFSELMLEAPNEFGTDKSMFDKLVRAQHYALPTRLLDVSLNPLVGLYFACNEKEFHDKDAVVQVFDFSSIRVKYADSDTISLICNLARLSDKEREEITQKYKNTEKWNVTTKDSFRSIPAMMRLTQFVRVEKPYFLDGAEPRDLFKYFFVYPAKNNRRVIAQSGAFITSGLLMYTAPDQSAGFTIEKITIPASAKALIIKQLDTLNINSRTMFPEVEFASRYIKENWKKIKVTSKK, encoded by the coding sequence ATGCCTACAACACACAAAAACTTGATTGCAGAAAATGTTACATCTTACCTAGAAAAAATCTTTAGCCTCACAAAAGAATCCGAAGTGCGATGTTATCGAGGCCAATCTGATGCAAAGTGGAAACTAAAGCCATCCGTAATGCGTGATATGAAACCTGATGCTGAAAACAAAATATTTAGTGAGTTAATGCTTGAAGCTCCAAATGAATTCGGTACTGATAAATCTATGTTCGACAAACTGGTAAGGGCGCAGCACTATGCTCTTCCTACTCGTTTACTTGATGTTTCACTTAACCCACTTGTAGGTTTGTATTTTGCTTGTAACGAAAAAGAATTTCACGACAAAGACGCGGTAGTACAAGTATTTGATTTTTCCAGCATACGTGTTAAGTATGCTGATAGTGATACAATCAGCTTAATTTGTAACTTAGCTCGACTTTCAGATAAAGAGCGTGAAGAAATAACACAAAAGTACAAAAACACAGAAAAATGGAATGTTACAACAAAGGACTCTTTTCGAAGTATTCCTGCAATGATGAGATTGACACAATTTGTCCGAGTTGAAAAACCATATTTTCTAGATGGTGCTGAACCAAGAGATCTTTTTAAATATTTCTTCGTTTATCCTGCAAAAAATAATCGTCGAGTAATTGCTCAATCAGGGGCTTTTATCACTTCAGGACTTTTAATGTATACCGCCCCTGATCAATCAGCCGGATTCACAATAGAAAAAATCACAATTCCCGCTTCCGCAAAGGCACTGATTATCAAACAACTGGACACACTCAATATTAACTCTAGAACAATGTTTCCTGAGGTTGAATTTGCATCAAGATATATTAAAGAGAACTGGAAAAAAATCAAAGTCACTTCAAAAAAATAA
- the terL gene encoding phage terminase large subunit codes for MSDILEWENLDFPSRVALKSRSEKSFLNFTRIWFELLQSDRLLVNWHHKMMAAKLDDLVNNRLQPRNLIVNVPPGGTKTEFISVHLPAYINMLVQTGQLRRFRNLNVSFADTLVKRNSRRTRDIIASLEYQSLWPCRFGINQAEEWEIVNSRGRMVGQTVSRSSGGQLTGGRAGFPGPDFSGFVGLDDYNKPEDMFSATKRASANRILVNTIRSRRGDKSKEHPTPFVSIQQRLHTDDATGFMLSGKMGVDFHHITIPALVSEEYIDALPEPWRSQCWFSVKNSESVVVGGVRYWSYWPVNEYVGDLLRLWESDEYTFMSQYMQRPRALTGGLIDTDWFKRYTHLPPLTHRAVYVDTNSGKIEDYNDYTVFTLVGMGVDGNLYIIDSVRGRWDPEDLLTTAQDLWEKWRPYNPKRPAPLRHMGIEDKQAGQGLITTLVKRKSIPILTIPRGSGQNKLIRCLNTIPQMKTGCVYLPALMTDDGQKIPQVYYWDGAVAASTDWVLPALTECADFSADDSHKNDDILDTIMDSIEIELIAGGSISYDKWV; via the coding sequence ATGAGCGATATTCTCGAATGGGAAAATCTGGATTTCCCGTCGCGTGTCGCCCTGAAATCCCGATCGGAAAAATCATTTCTCAATTTTACCCGCATTTGGTTTGAGCTGCTGCAAAGTGACCGGTTACTGGTGAACTGGCATCATAAAATGATGGCCGCAAAGCTGGATGATTTGGTCAATAACCGACTGCAACCGCGCAACCTGATTGTGAACGTGCCGCCAGGTGGCACTAAAACCGAGTTTATTTCAGTTCATCTGCCGGCCTATATCAATATGTTGGTGCAGACTGGTCAGTTACGGCGCTTTCGTAATCTCAATGTGTCGTTTGCTGACACATTGGTAAAACGCAATAGCCGCCGCACCCGCGATATTATTGCCAGTCTTGAGTATCAATCACTGTGGCCTTGTCGCTTTGGTATTAATCAGGCGGAAGAGTGGGAAATCGTTAATAGTCGGGGCCGGATGGTGGGGCAGACGGTTTCACGCTCCAGCGGTGGGCAATTAACCGGTGGTCGTGCGGGTTTCCCCGGCCCTGATTTTTCCGGTTTTGTTGGGTTGGATGATTACAACAAACCCGAAGATATGTTTTCGGCCACCAAACGGGCCAGTGCGAACCGTATCTTAGTGAACACCATCCGCTCACGGCGCGGTGATAAGAGCAAAGAGCATCCAACCCCGTTTGTTTCTATCCAGCAGCGACTTCATACCGATGACGCTACCGGATTTATGCTGTCCGGCAAGATGGGAGTGGATTTTCACCACATCACCATTCCGGCGCTGGTCAGTGAAGAATACATTGATGCGTTGCCGGAGCCGTGGCGCTCGCAATGCTGGTTCTCGGTAAAAAATAGTGAAAGTGTGGTGGTCGGCGGGGTGCGTTATTGGTCTTACTGGCCGGTAAACGAATATGTCGGTGATTTGCTGCGGTTGTGGGAAAGCGACGAATACACTTTCATGTCGCAATATATGCAGCGCCCACGGGCATTGACTGGCGGGTTAATTGATACCGACTGGTTTAAACGCTACACCCACTTACCCCCGCTGACTCACCGCGCCGTTTATGTCGATACCAACTCCGGCAAAATTGAAGATTACAACGATTACACCGTCTTTACCCTGGTGGGGATGGGGGTTGATGGCAATCTCTACATTATTGACAGTGTGCGTGGCCGCTGGGATCCGGAGGACTTACTGACCACCGCGCAAGACTTATGGGAGAAATGGCGGCCGTATAATCCGAAACGCCCCGCGCCATTACGCCATATGGGGATTGAGGATAAGCAAGCCGGGCAAGGTCTGATTACCACGCTGGTAAAACGTAAAAGTATTCCCATTCTGACCATCCCGCGCGGCTCAGGCCAAAATAAGCTGATCCGTTGCCTGAATACCATTCCGCAGATGAAAACCGGTTGTGTCTATCTTCCGGCACTGATGACTGACGACGGTCAAAAAATCCCGCAGGTGTATTACTGGGATGGCGCGGTGGCTGCCTCGACGGATTGGGTGCTGCCTGCACTGACGGAATGCGCTGATTTCTCAGCGGATGACAGCCATAAAAACGACGACATCCTCGATACAATCATGGATTCGATAGAGATCGAATTAATTGCTGGTGGCAGCATCAGTTATGACAAGTGGGTTTAA
- a CDS encoding DUF1073 domain-containing protein: MSEKLDFGGKPRIRLTADGLSNVMTGMGTDRDRRMYSRFMYGAMQDFAELEAAYTENWIARSIIDIPVDDATREWRSFPSDDATALRNAENQFNIQGVTQESFKWAGLYGGAGVLMLTDQDLSHELELKNIKKGSLKRLLVLDRMLINGQQYNVSNPLAENFMQPDYYLVNGGQQKIHFSHFVRAPGAALPMRLRMINGGWDDSRLRRCLEDVKDAVAAKGGISSLILEANIDIISKENLATDLASGDMDEAIAKRYNTFGMMKSLFRLALLDSKETLDRKQISFGGLGEVLAVLMEWTAGASGIPMTRIFGVQAKGMGDSGQGDQNNYFSTIKGDQEAKYRPFLKKLDEVLVRSTLGTMPNGLDFTFAPLSQPTDSEISAQRLADAQADDIRLQQKVVLPSQVARKLMEQGVYGIQENDITRLEDDESAERQGDYQFRLGNTAGDDKNPADAPEGTTQAS, from the coding sequence ATGAGTGAAAAACTGGATTTTGGCGGTAAACCCCGCATTCGCCTGACTGCTGATGGTTTGTCGAATGTGATGACTGGCATGGGTACCGACCGTGACCGGCGTATGTATAGCCGCTTCATGTATGGCGCGATGCAAGATTTTGCTGAGCTAGAGGCCGCTTATACCGAAAACTGGATCGCCCGTTCGATTATTGATATTCCGGTTGATGACGCCACCCGCGAATGGCGCTCATTTCCGTCAGATGATGCTACCGCACTACGCAATGCTGAAAACCAGTTCAATATTCAGGGGGTCACCCAAGAGTCCTTTAAATGGGCCGGATTGTATGGCGGGGCGGGGGTATTGATGCTGACCGACCAAGACCTGTCTCATGAATTGGAATTAAAGAATATTAAAAAAGGCTCACTTAAGCGTTTGTTGGTGTTGGATCGCATGTTGATCAATGGGCAGCAATACAACGTTTCTAACCCGCTAGCCGAAAACTTTATGCAGCCGGATTACTACCTGGTAAACGGCGGCCAGCAGAAAATCCATTTCAGCCATTTTGTGCGCGCACCGGGTGCGGCCTTGCCGATGCGCTTACGCATGATTAACGGTGGATGGGATGATAGCCGCTTGAGGCGCTGTCTTGAGGATGTGAAAGATGCCGTCGCCGCCAAAGGGGGGATTTCTTCGCTAATTCTGGAAGCCAATATCGACATCATCAGCAAAGAAAATTTAGCCACTGACTTAGCATCTGGCGATATGGATGAAGCCATAGCCAAACGCTACAACACTTTTGGCATGATGAAATCGCTATTTCGGCTGGCATTGCTGGATTCCAAAGAAACCCTTGATCGCAAACAAATCTCTTTCGGTGGCTTGGGTGAGGTGTTGGCGGTGCTGATGGAGTGGACGGCGGGCGCATCTGGTATACCAATGACGCGCATATTCGGCGTACAGGCCAAAGGTATGGGGGATTCCGGTCAAGGAGACCAGAACAATTATTTCAGCACCATCAAAGGGGATCAGGAAGCGAAATACCGGCCGTTTTTGAAAAAATTGGATGAGGTATTGGTACGCTCGACCCTTGGCACCATGCCAAATGGTTTGGATTTTACCTTTGCGCCACTGTCGCAACCGACCGATAGCGAGATATCTGCCCAACGACTGGCTGATGCACAGGCTGATGATATTCGCCTCCAGCAAAAAGTAGTGTTGCCGTCGCAAGTGGCCCGTAAGCTGATGGAGCAAGGGGTTTATGGTATTCAAGAAAATGACATCACCCGACTTGAAGATGATGAGTCAGCCGAGCGACAAGGTGATTATCAATTCCGGCTTGGCAACACTGCAGGCGATGATAAAAACCCAGCCGACGCGCCGGAGGGCACAACTCAGGCCAGTTAA